GGAAAAAGATAATATAAAgaattttttttgtgttttttttgtaccatctttgaaatgcaagagaaaggccataatgtattattccagcccaggtgcaatttagatttttgcTGCTagatagcagcagtgtatgtgcaaagttttagactgatccgatgaaccattgcatttctgttcaaacttttgtttcaagactgcccaaatgtgcccaattggtttattaatacaattTCAAGTTCGTAACAGTGCAATCTCCACAAACAATAgtatggtattctttcactgtaatagctactgtaaattggacagtgctgttagattaacaagaatttaaggtttctgccaatatcagatatgtctgtcctgggaaatgttcttgttacttacaacctcatgctaatcacattagcctacgttagctcaataGCATTTTCATTATTTAATGTTACTGTAGACTATAATGTAAAAATGAAAAATGACTAAAAACCACAACCATTCAACAGTTACATTCATTATTTCCTTTTGACAGGTCTTAGGAAACATTATGGAAATAAGAAAATGCATTTCAAAAGAAcagaaaatacatgttttaagTTGTATTTTGCTGCCACGAGTGCTCACACGTTGAACGCATGGAGCAGCGGTTATTCTTGGAAAAAAGTGATATATTGAAATAGAGCTCACCTCCttaaatatttttagtttttttttgacAAAGGTAAGTGTTTTAGGAACTGCAGAATCGGCTCTTTCTGATACTATATAGAAATCAAATTGTCTTAGCTGCATGTGACTCTGTTGGGGGATTTGATTTTGGCGCTCCCGTTTCCCTGCCTCTGTGTCAGTTTCAAGCTGTACTGGTCCATCTGTTCATGTACAATTTGACAATTGGTAGtaattgtcacccatcagacttttgtccatttaatcttgtctttaggcTAACTCTATtattatatgtgtgaaattagttacaatatagtttaggtgtagtttcaaTGGGCCAGCAGCTGCGTAAGCTGCCTTGTGGTGAATGAGGGGGGAAATGACATGTCCTGCTAAAACTGCCTAtaacagtaattctgctcattaAGATTCTAACAATGAcagtgtgttttatatagacttatttaggaCAAGTCAAAGACTGGGGGGAGGGAAATTACTTAAAAAATGTCAATTAGTTTGGTGTCCACATGATTCGCTCTTCTTTTCTAGCGTTAAAAGCTCTCTGTTACCAAAACCCAAACACGTGTTGAGTAGCGTATTTCGAATTGTTACTTGTTGTTCTGTTAACAATAATTGGAGAATAGTTGATTTTTACTTGTGGATTCAACTTTCTAGAGCGACACGACAAAATCTCAAAGCTCAAATCATTTCTCCACTGCTGTGTCCCAGAACTGCTTTCTAGAATGTGCATATCagtatgatgatgatggttaCCAGTCATACTGCACTATTTGCTGTGGGGGACGAGAGGTGCTCATGTGCGGGAACAACAACTGCTGCAGGTGAGGACGGTGCTTTCATCTTATGCTAACTAAGTTCATTATTGTTGGGAttcactcgtgtgtgtgtgtgtgtgtttacggtcATTGTTGTTTGcataagtgtgtctgtgtgtacgctGTGCGTGCGTATGTTCGATCTTACGTGTATGTGATTATGTGCGCCCATGTGGCTGTGCGGGCGTTAGAGTCTAGCAGGATAGTAACACAGCTCTCCTCTCCAGGTGTTTCTGTGTGGAGTGTGTGGACCTGCTGGTGGGCCCAGGTGCAGCACAGATAGCTATTAAAGAGGATCCCTGGAGCTGCTACATGTGTGAGAAGGGACAGAAGGGAGTGTTCGGCCTGCTGGAGCGTCGCACTGACTGGCCCTGTCGTCTACAGCACTTCTTCGCTAATAACCATGACCAAGATTTTGTGAGTAGTGCCTCAGTACTATGTTTCAAGCTCGCTACAAAGTTCACAGCCACAGAGACACAATTAGTCTGTGTTCCATCGTGACACAGCACGTCCGCGCCTCTAAAAGAGCCAAATGAGCTCCAACAAGCTTCCTAAATATGTAAATAATGAGCAGGCAGACTATCACGGCTCTGGGGCTCTACGAATTGGGTTTCAACCGGTAGAGACAGCTGACGTCATTCCCGGCTCTCTCTGGGTAAATACTAGCTccataatttctctctctctctctgtgttgtatcaCAGGAACCACCAAAGCTTTACCCTCCAGTCATGGCAGAGAAGAGACAACCCATACGTGTCCTGTCACTGTTCGATGGCATAGCAACAGGTTTGAAGGGaatctcctttcctcttctctcctcctccccctcttcccaccTCTCCTTGACACAAAACCCTCTGAacttctctgtctcttgtctgtaCAAAGTTTCCCGTCTGTCTCAGGTTTCACCGGGACTGTCCTCCTAACTCATGACTACAAACTAGGCTGACTGTATATTGCTataaagatagatagatagcaAACTAATCCACACAGCATGCTGTTTAACCATATTGTCTAGCAGTGCACTTCTCATACCTTTCCTGTCTGTCTTTCACTTCCCTATCTGTTCAATAAAACCGCACAAAAATACAAAAGAAGTGGGAATTCCCACTCCTGTAAAAAATAAATGATTAATAGTGTGCCTCAGGCTAGACCAGGCCTTCAGTATTGTCTCACCTGTAGGGTGTTATTCAGTTCAGTTCACCAAGTTCAAGTTAATCATTATGTCAATAGGACCAtccactttatttaaccaggaaaatcCACTCCGCAACAATTGCCACTGTTGACGAGGGAGTCATGGAGTCCTTTCAAAAGAACCAAAAACATGCTACCGTTTGACCTATTTCCactttgacctctgacctttaGGTCTGCTGGTGCTGAAGGAGCTGGGTATCCAGGTGGAACGCTATGTGGCGTCGGAGGTGTGTGAGGACTCCGTCACGGTGGGCATCGTCAGGCATCAGGGACGCATCATGTACGTGGGCGACGTGAGGAACGTCACGCGCAAACATGTGAGTATCATGTCATGTATCATGAGAGTAATGCAAGGTCACTCACGGCCTGTGAATCCCAATAACCTGGCTCAAAGACCAACGCCCAACCACAATCTCAATAAGGATATTCCAATTGAGAAAGATTGTAAGGTGCCTCAGCTAGGGCCATTACAAAGACACTTCATATAACATTACTTCAACCTCTAAACCATAACAAGTATCTCTTAGTTGGATAATCTGTCGATTTTGACTTATCTCCTGTCCTCCTTTCTCCTATTGTTtttcctgttttctctctcccttggtACAGTTACACGAGTGGGGCCCCTTTGACTTAGTGATTGGTGGAAGTCCATGTAACGACCTCTCTATTGTCAACCCGGCTAGGAAGGGTCTTTATGGTCGGTAACAAACCTGTACATTTATCACTTGTTCTGTGATCGGTGACGAGTTATGTCCTGTAGCTGAATTTTAAATGCACGTCCTTCTCTGTTTCTCCTGTAGAGGGCACTGGTCGGCTGTTCTTTGAGTTCTACCGTCTGCTGCACGAGGCTCGGCCCAAAGAGGGCGACAACCGGCCGTTCTTCTGGCTCTTTGAGAATGTGGTGGCCATGGGTGTCAGCGACAAGAGGGACATCTCTCGCTTTCTAGAGGTTTGTTCCTTTACAGAGAATGTATAACATCTAAGAGAACAAACTGTACATTAGTCATGTAAATGTTTAACTATTGGAATATGAATACATTTTGGATGAATACCAACTTGTGGTGGTAATTCACAGTGCATGCTGTCAATATACTGGTTAGGTTATGAGGGAACAATTTAAGCAGTTCATTTAAACATTGTATGAGAATCTCTCTCTTATCTCCACTACTTCAATAAAATCCTTGAGGTTATTATTTGTGAAAGGGAATATGTTCTCAAtaactttcctggttaaataaaggttaaataaacctCTCGTCTCCCCCTGCCAGTGTAACCCGGTGATGATCGATGCCAAGGAGGTGTCTGCTGCTCACCGCGCCCGCTACTTCTGGGGGAACCTGCCTGGCATGAACAGGTTGGTGAGAGAACGGTGAGGGAAGCAACAGCCAGCCTAAAGCAACGCACACCTGGGCTAGTTCCTGAGCCAGTCAAACTCCGTAACCAAAGAATCATAATCACCTTTTACGCACtgttcttgtctctctctctctctctctctcgcactcactgtctctctctctctctctctctctctctgcgttcttgtctctctctctctctctctcgcactcactgtctctctcttgcgttcttgtctctctctctctctctcgcgcactcactgtctctctcttgcgttcttgtctctctctctctcgccctcactgtctctctcttgcgttcttgtctctctctctctcgccctcactgtctctctcttgcgctctgtctctctctctctttctctccatctctctcgctctctcgtttcACACATCCcttacctttccctctcttttcctctgcaGACCCTTGACTGCCATGTGCACTGACAGACTGGACCTTCAGGATTGTTTGGAGCATGGCAGAACAGCGAAGGTCAGTTATATATGTCTGGCTTCTTATTGGAGCTGTGCTTTTGCTGTTCTGGCGTAGACCAAATTGGCCGAACATGTAAATTGTGTAGTTCATTCAGTTGAATAACTTAGTTCAAGGTACATGCACTCAAACCGTGTAGAAACAAACTGAGTGTAAGTACCTTTTTTGAACTTTCAAATGAAATGTTTGGTCATGTGGGCAATTTGGTCCGTAAACAATACTTATTATTGTCCTATTCTTATGCACCAGCCACTTAGTGTGTGCACTTCCTGGTTTCCCCTCAGTTTGGCAAAGTGAGGACCATCACCACTCGCTCTAATTCCATTAAGCAGGGTAAAGACCAGCACTTCCCTGTCTTCATGAACGAGAAGGAGGACATTCTCTGGTGCACTgagatggagaggtaggaacTGATTACCCTTCAAATTAATTAACCATAGCAGCAAATTAAATGACGTTATTACAAGCAGTTTTTCCCAATGGGATACCTCATTATTATTCAAATGATTCTCTTACAGGAAGTCATAGATATAATTCCAAACTTAAAAGTTAATCTCACATTTAAATATAGCGCCATTTTATATGTCATTAATTCTCAAGTGtatctgtcggtctgtctcctgctctgtctgtctgtctcttgttcCCTCTGGTggctgtctggttactgtctccTTCCCCAGGGTGTTTGGCTTCCCTGTCCATTACACAGACGTGTCCAACATGAGTCGGCTGGCCAGGCAAAGGCTTCTGGGAAGGTCGTGGAGTGTACCGGTCATCCGTCACTTGTTTGCACCACTCAAAGAGTACTTTGCCTGTG
The genomic region above belongs to Oncorhynchus nerka isolate Pitt River linkage group LG18, Oner_Uvic_2.0, whole genome shotgun sequence and contains:
- the LOC115145935 gene encoding DNA (cytosine-5)-methyltransferase 3A-like isoform X5, which codes for MNAMEDHEEMEPEPQQKEEVSVITHNQQQQQQQQQQQQQQPTDPASPTVATTPEPVAMAGGDKTSPKTADTEPEYEDGRGFSIGELVWGKLRGFSWWPGRIVSWWMTGRSRAAEGTRWVMWFGDGKFSVVCVEKLLPLSSFSNAFHQPTYSKQPMYKKAIYEVLQVASTRAGKAFIACPESDETDTSKSVDLQSKQMIEWAKTGFQPTGPKGLEPPEEERNPYKEVYPDVWVEPEAAAYTPPPAKKPRKSTAAEKPKVKEMIDEGTRERLVYEVRQKCRSIEDICISCGSLNVSREHPLFAGGMCQSCKNCFLECAYQYDDDGYQSYCTICCGGREVLMCGNNNCCRCFCVECVDLLVGPGAAQIAIKEDPWSCYMCEKGQKGVFGLLERRTDWPCRLQHFFANNHDQDFEPPKLYPPVMAEKRQPIRVLSLFDGIATGLLVLKELGIQVERYVASEVCEDSVTVGIVRHQGRIMYVGDVRNVTRKHLHEWGPFDLVIGGSPCNDLSIVNPARKGLYEGTGRLFFEFYRLLHEARPKEGDNRPFFWLFENVVAMGVSDKRDISRFLECNPVMIDAKEVSAAHRARYFWGNLPGMNRLVRERPLTAMCTDRLDLQDCLEHGRTAKFGKVRTITTRSNSIKQGKDQHFPVFMNEKEDILWCTEMERVFGFPVHYTDVSNMSRLARQRLLGRSWSVPVIRHLFAPLKEYFACV
- the LOC115145935 gene encoding DNA (cytosine-5)-methyltransferase 3A-like isoform X4, with translation MSQEGHKDHQGQQPPEPLPVHPAIIQKAEKKALLVSVMNAMEDHEEMEPEPQQKEEVSVITHNQQQQQQQQQQQQQQPTDPASPTVATTPEPVAMAGGDKTSPKTADTEPEYEDGRGFSIGELVWGKLRGFSWWPGRIVSWWMTGRSRAAEGTRWVMWFGDGKFSVVCVEKLLPLSSFSNAFHQPTYSKQPMYKKAIYEVLQVASTRAGKAFIACPESDETDTSKSVDLQSKQMIEWAKTGFQPTGPKGLEPPEEERNPYKEVYPDVWVEPEAAAYTPPPAKKPRKSTAAEKPKVKEMIDEGTRERLVYEVRQKCRSIEDICISCGSLNVSREHPLFAGGMCQSCKNCFLECAYQYDDDGYQSYCTICCGGREVLMCGNNNCCRCFCVECVDLLVGPGAAQIAIKEDPWSCYMCEKGQKGVFGLLERRTDWPCRLQHFFANNHDQDFEPPKLYPPVMAEKRQPIRVLSLFDGIATGLLVLKELGIQVERYVASEVCEDSVTVGIVRHQGRIMYVGDVRNVTRKHLHEWGPFDLVIGGSPCNDLSIVNPARKGLYEGTGRLFFEFYRLLHEARPKEGDNRPFFWLFENVVAMGVSDKRDISRFLECNPVMIDAKEVSAAHRARYFWGNLPGMNRPLTAMCTDRLDLQDCLEHGRTAKGKDQHFPVFMNEKEDILWCTEMERVFGFPVHYTDVSNMSRLARQRLLGRSWSVPVIRHLFAPLKEYFACV
- the LOC115145935 gene encoding DNA (cytosine-5)-methyltransferase 3A-like isoform X1, coding for MSQEGHKDHQGQQPPEPLPVHPAIIQKAEKKALLVSVMNAMEDHEEMEPEPQQKEEVSVITHNQQQQQQQQQQQQQQPTDPASPTVATTPEPVAMAGGDKTSPKTADTEPEYEDGRGFSIGELVWGKLRGFSWWPGRIVSWWMTGRSRAAEGTRWVMWFGDGKFSVVCVEKLLPLSSFSNAFHQPTYSKQPMYKKAIYEVLQVASTRAGKAFIACPESDETDTSKSVDLQSKQMIEWAKTGFQPTGPKGLEPPEEERNPYKEVYPDVWVEPEAAAYTPPPAKKPRKSTAAEKPKVKEMIDEGTRERLVYEVRQKCRSIEDICISCGSLNVSREHPLFAGGMCQSCKNCFLECAYQYDDDGYQSYCTICCGGREVLMCGNNNCCRCFCVECVDLLVGPGAAQIAIKEDPWSCYMCEKGQKGVFGLLERRTDWPCRLQHFFANNHDQDFEPPKLYPPVMAEKRQPIRVLSLFDGIATGLLVLKELGIQVERYVASEVCEDSVTVGIVRHQGRIMYVGDVRNVTRKHLHEWGPFDLVIGGSPCNDLSIVNPARKGLYEGTGRLFFEFYRLLHEARPKEGDNRPFFWLFENVVAMGVSDKRDISRFLECNPVMIDAKEVSAAHRARYFWGNLPGMNRLVRERPLTAMCTDRLDLQDCLEHGRTAKFGKVRTITTRSNSIKQGKDQHFPVFMNEKEDILWCTEMERVFGFPVHYTDVSNMSRLARQRLLGRSWSVPVIRHLFAPLKEYFACV
- the LOC115145935 gene encoding DNA (cytosine-5)-methyltransferase 3A-like isoform X3 translates to MSQEGHKDHQGQQPPEPLPVHPAIIQKAEKKALLVSVMNAMEDHEEMEPEPQQKEEVSVITHNQQQQQQQQQQQQQQPTDPASPTVATTPEPVAMAGGDKTSPKTADTEPEYEDGRGFSIGELVWGKLRGFSWWPGRIVSWWMTGRSRAAEGTRWVMWFGDGKFSVVCVEKLLPLSSFSNAFHQPTYSKQPMYKKAIYEVLQVASTRAGKAFIACPESDETDTSKSVDLQSKQMIEWAKTGFQPTGPKGLEPPEEERNPYKEVYPDVWVEPEAAAYTPPPAKKPRKSTAAEKPKVKEMIDEGTRERLVYEVRQKCRSIEDICISCGSLNVSREHPLFAGGMCQSCKNCFLECAYQYDDDGYQSYCTICCGGREVLMCGNNNCCRCFCVECVDLLVGPGAAQIAIKEDPWSCYMCEKGQKGVFGLLERRTDWPCRLQHFFANNHDQDFEPPKLYPPVMAEKRQPIRVLSLFDGIATGLLVLKELGIQVERYVASEVCEDSVTVGIVRHQGRIMYVGDVRNVTRKHLHEWGPFDLVIGGSPCNDLSIVNPARKGLYEGTGRLFFEFYRLLHEARPKEGDNRPFFWLFENVVAMGVSDKRDISRFLECNPVMIDAKEVSAAHRARYFWGNLPGMNRLVRERPLTAMCTDRLDLQDCLEHGRTAKGKDQHFPVFMNEKEDILWCTEMERVFGFPVHYTDVSNMSRLARQRLLGRSWSVPVIRHLFAPLKEYFACV
- the LOC115145935 gene encoding DNA (cytosine-5)-methyltransferase 3A-like isoform X2: MSQEGHKDHQGQQPPEPLPVHPAIIQKAEKKALLVSVMNAMEDHEEMEPEPQQKEEVSVITHNQQQQQQQQQQQQQQPTDPASPTVATTPEPVAMAGGDKTSPKTADTEPEYEDGRGFSIGELVWGKLRGFSWWPGRIVSWWMTGRSRAAEGTRWVMWFGDGKFSVVCVEKLLPLSSFSNAFHQPTYSKQPMYKKAIYEVLQVASTRAGKAFIACPESDETDTSKSVDLQSKQMIEWAKTGFQPTGPKGLEPPEEERNPYKEVYPDVWVEPEAAAYTPPPAKKPRKSTAAEKPKVKEMIDEGTRERLVYEVRQKCRSIEDICISCGSLNVSREHPLFAGGMCQSCKNCFLECAYQYDDDGYQSYCTICCGGREVLMCGNNNCCRCFCVECVDLLVGPGAAQIAIKEDPWSCYMCEKGQKGVFGLLERRTDWPCRLQHFFANNHDQDFEPPKLYPPVMAEKRQPIRVLSLFDGIATGLLVLKELGIQVERYVASEVCEDSVTVGIVRHQGRIMYVGDVRNVTRKHLHEWGPFDLVIGGSPCNDLSIVNPARKGLYEGTGRLFFEFYRLLHEARPKEGDNRPFFWLFENVVAMGVSDKRDISRFLECNPVMIDAKEVSAAHRARYFWGNLPGMNRPLTAMCTDRLDLQDCLEHGRTAKFGKVRTITTRSNSIKQGKDQHFPVFMNEKEDILWCTEMERVFGFPVHYTDVSNMSRLARQRLLGRSWSVPVIRHLFAPLKEYFACV